A DNA window from Lutra lutra chromosome 8, mLutLut1.2, whole genome shotgun sequence contains the following coding sequences:
- the CCDC184 gene encoding coiled-coil domain-containing protein 184, whose protein sequence is MEDGPLEIMTKDGGDMPAPLEVSTVPAVGDVISGEYNGGMKELMEHLKAQLQALFEDVRAMRGALDEQASHIQVLSDDVCANQRAIVSMCQIMTTAPRQGGLGVVGGKGSFRGAPQEPETPSPGIGDSGLLGRDPEDEDDDEEKEMPSSATPTSHCERPESPCAGLLGGDGPLVEPLDLPDITLLQLEGEASL, encoded by the coding sequence ATGGAGGACGGTCCgctggagatcatgaccaagGACGGCGGCGACATGCCGGCACCTTTGGAGGTGTCCACCGTGCCGGCCGTGGGGGACGTGATCTCCGGAGAGTACAACGGCGGCATGAAGGAACTGATGGAGCACCTGAAGGCCCAGCTGCAGGCCCTGTTTGAGGACGTGAGGGCCATGCGGGGGGCCCTGGACGAGCAGGCCTCGCACATCCAGGTGCTCTCGGACGACGTGTGCGCCAACCAGCGGGCCATCGTCTCCATGTGCCAGATTATGACCACGGCGCCCCGCCAGGGCGGTCTGGGCGTGGTCGGCGGCAAGGGGAGCTTCCGGGGTGCCCCCCAAGAGCCGGAGACCCCTTCGCCTGGGATCGGGGACAGCGGTTTGCTGGGTCGCGATCCTGAGGACGAGGACGACGATGAAGAGAAGGAGATGCCCAGCTCCGCCACACCCACTAGTCACTGTGAGCGCCCCGAGAGCCCCTGTGCTGGTCTCCTTGGGGGGGACGGGCCACTTGTGGAGCCCCTCGATCTGCCCGACATTACCCTGCTGCAGCTGGAGGGCGAGGCCTCTCTGTGA